CAGCATCACAGATTGGTTGTTCCTTATGCAATAGGAGCCCTTTACAATCACCCTATTGAGGGTCTTCTACTTGACACTGTAGGTGGTGCCATCTCATTTCTTGTCTCAGGGATGACTGCAAGAACAGCAGTTATATTCTTCTGCTTCGCTGTGGTGAAAACTGTTGATGATCACTGTGGACTGTGGTTACCTGGCAACATCTTCCATTTGCTTTTCCAGAACAACACAGCTTACCATGACATTCATCATCAACTACAAGGGCTGAAGTACAATTATTCTCAGCCATTCTTTTCCATATGGGACAGACTTCTTGGGACATACATGCCTTTCAATCTTGTAAAGAGGCCTGGAGGGGGGTTTGAGGCAAGGCTAGCCAAGGAATAGTCACATTGTAATTGTTCAAACTCACATCACAAggcatattttttctttaggaCCAGACCAGAGGTTTATTATAGGCATTTCTCTCAAGTTGATTGGAGCTTAGTGTTTTTTTTCAGTTCATCTTGTTACTGTAGGTTTTGCCAACCCACCTTGTGTAGCATATAACTATGATGATGTGATTAAGgagttttttttcattatttattattatgtacttaaaacaatttttgaagGTGTAAGTTGCTAAAAGAGTACTAGATTTTTACGTTGTCATTATTTGTTATTCCTACTACTTCCGGTTCACCTgtatcatttcatatttttatgaatttttattgtaATCCATAACACCATTGGGTTGAAGATATCATTATGTACTTCATTTACTTTTCCATGGTATAATTATTTCTTTGGTCTCTTTTTtcgtttaaaaatattaagttggtttttcagttttaatttgtgaaatattgtttgattaggttctttttattaatattatacaaatGGTGTTAAAGATAGAATCTAGtgttaatttgtgattttttttaatactttgaaAAAAAGAATCCATGTATCATTTTAAAGTTATATCCGTTGGTGACGTGACTGTgtcactttattaaaatataacaatattgtcaattttttaaattagaatcaaatttattttttttataaattttgttacattttttattaaatttagtatttttattaaagtttttgaaaatagttttcaaCTAATAGgaattacatttaaataaattgctgttaactaaatttttattaagtatataaaaattattaaatttattaatatagataaattttatatataaaactttaaatatataattattaattg
This genomic interval from Vigna radiata var. radiata cultivar VC1973A chromosome 8, Vradiata_ver6, whole genome shotgun sequence contains the following:
- the LOC106772704 gene encoding sphinganine C4-monooxygenase 1, with protein sequence MVFWEGYVSDELMGTFAPIVLYWVYAGFYHLLPPLEKYRLHTRKDEEKKNLVPFSAVVKGVLLQQLVQAIVALFLLTTTTNASGVIVQPSMPKQILQILIAMFVMDTWQYFVHRYMHQNKFLYRHIHSQHHRLVVPYAIGALYNHPIEGLLLDTVGGAISFLVSGMTARTAVIFFCFAVVKTVDDHCGLWLPGNIFHLLFQNNTAYHDIHHQLQGLKYNYSQPFFSIWDRLLGTYMPFNLVKRPGGGFEARLAKE